One segment of Chryseobacterium turcicum DNA contains the following:
- a CDS encoding trimeric intracellular cation channel family protein codes for MHEQINFAIEILGTISFSMSGSFAAMQKRLDPFGVLIIAFVTSVGGGTVRDLLLDVPVFWMHDLLLCGVILVTCIFSMIFKSIEKNFKVTLFIFDSFGLGLFTLIGVQKGLNADIHPLICIGLGTITGCFGGIIRDILLNRIPLIFRKEIYASACIIGGATFLLLTTFTNLSYTVIQVFTILLIVTIRTLAVKYQWQMPKFYGYVNDSEM; via the coding sequence ATGCACGAACAAATCAATTTTGCGATAGAAATTCTGGGTACGATATCGTTTTCGATGTCGGGAAGTTTTGCTGCGATGCAGAAAAGGCTGGATCCATTCGGTGTTTTGATTATCGCCTTCGTAACATCTGTTGGCGGGGGAACGGTAAGAGATTTACTGCTCGATGTTCCAGTATTTTGGATGCATGACCTTCTGTTGTGTGGAGTGATTTTGGTAACCTGTATTTTTTCAATGATCTTTAAATCTATTGAGAAAAATTTTAAAGTAACTTTATTTATCTTCGATAGCTTCGGACTGGGATTATTCACTCTGATTGGTGTTCAGAAAGGTTTAAATGCTGATATCCATCCTTTAATTTGTATCGGGCTCGGAACGATTACGGGCTGTTTCGGTGGGATTATCCGGGATATTTTACTCAATAGAATTCCCTTAATTTTCCGAAAAGAAATTTATGCAAGCGCCTGTATTATTGGCGGTGCAACATTTTTATTATTGACTACTTTCACCAATTTATCATATACCGTAATTCAGGTTTTCACTATTTTATTGATTGTTACCATTAGAACATTGGCTGTAAAATATCAGTGGCAAATGCCTAAGTTTTATGGTTACGTAAATGATTCTGAGATGTAG
- a CDS encoding tetratricopeptide repeat protein, whose product MNKYIKIIVAALLIIGGLYMMIFTRNLGWGIVIFLLSALPIFLFFKNENILLAFWQLRKQDMIKASKFLNNIKDYKTELHKNQYGYYHYLQGLVLAQEHPTQVEPLMRKALDYGLNMKHDRAMATLNLAAGAISKGRKQEGQKLLEEAKRLDSAGMMADQIKMLKDQLKMPTMQKHMHNPNMRNRGKF is encoded by the coding sequence ATGAATAAGTACATAAAAATCATAGTTGCAGCACTTCTAATTATTGGAGGTCTTTATATGATGATTTTCACAAGAAATCTAGGCTGGGGAATTGTAATTTTCCTTTTATCAGCATTGCCGATTTTCTTATTTTTTAAGAACGAAAATATCCTTTTAGCTTTTTGGCAGTTGAGAAAACAAGACATGATTAAAGCTTCAAAATTTTTAAATAATATTAAAGATTATAAAACAGAGCTTCATAAAAACCAATATGGATATTATCATTATCTACAAGGTTTGGTTTTAGCTCAGGAACATCCTACACAAGTAGAGCCTTTGATGAGAAAAGCATTGGATTATGGTTTGAATATGAAACATGACCGTGCAATGGCAACGCTTAATTTGGCAGCCGGAGCAATTTCTAAAGGCAGAAAACAAGAGGGGCAAAAACTTTTGGAGGAAGCAAAAAGATTAGACTCTGCGGGGATGATGGCAGATCAAATCAAAATGTTGAAAGACCAGTTGAAAATGCCAACCATGCAAAAGCATATGCACAATCCTAATATGAGAAATAGAGGGAAGTTTTAA
- a CDS encoding dihydrofolate reductase — MTTIVVAMGEKNEIGSGNQLLWHLPKDLKHFKDLTSGHPIIMGRKTFESIGKALPNRTNIVVSRKKNWFQEGVLIVGSIKEAIKFAKKIDENIFIIGGGNVYEQTMEIADRLEVTLVKANLEADTYFPKINEKVWKKTEEVFHEKDEKNQYDFYFQTYEKIETK, encoded by the coding sequence ATGACAACAATTGTGGTGGCAATGGGAGAAAAAAATGAGATTGGTTCTGGTAATCAGTTATTGTGGCATCTTCCGAAAGATTTAAAACATTTTAAAGACCTAACTTCGGGACATCCGATTATCATGGGAAGAAAAACCTTTGAAAGTATAGGCAAAGCGCTTCCTAACCGTACGAATATTGTTGTTTCGAGAAAGAAAAACTGGTTTCAGGAAGGGGTTTTAATAGTTGGAAGCATTAAAGAAGCGATAAAGTTTGCAAAAAAAATTGACGAAAATATTTTCATCATCGGTGGCGGAAACGTCTACGAACAAACCATGGAAATTGCAGACCGTCTTGAAGTGACTTTGGTAAAAGCAAATCTTGAAGCGGATACTTACTTTCCTAAAATTAATGAAAAAGTTTGGAAAAAAACGGAGGAAGTTTTTCATGAAAAAGATGAAAAAAATCAATATGATTTCTATTTTCAGACTTACGAAAAAATTGAAACTAAATAG
- a CDS encoding LemA family protein, whose translation MKNKGCLSAGTIGIALLIIVGVLFFWGKNGYNNFVAQEQKVDAKWANVQTVYQKRANLIPNLERTVKSYSKFEQETLTKVVEARSKATSINIDPSNLTEADMVKFQAAQGELSGALSRLMAVVESYPNLKADQQYINFQREYIAIENSIRTETVYYNDAARDYNISIKQFPNNILANFTNFKEKPLFKAQAGAENAPSVFTE comes from the coding sequence ATGAAAAATAAAGGCTGTCTGAGCGCCGGAACAATCGGTATTGCTCTTCTTATTATCGTTGGAGTACTTTTTTTCTGGGGAAAAAACGGATACAATAATTTTGTAGCTCAGGAACAAAAAGTTGATGCAAAATGGGCTAACGTACAAACCGTATATCAAAAAAGAGCCAACTTAATTCCCAATCTTGAAAGAACAGTAAAGTCATATTCAAAATTTGAGCAGGAAACATTGACGAAAGTTGTAGAAGCTCGTTCAAAAGCTACTTCTATCAACATCGACCCATCTAATCTTACCGAAGCTGATATGGTTAAATTTCAGGCTGCACAAGGAGAATTATCCGGTGCATTGAGCCGATTAATGGCGGTAGTAGAATCTTACCCTAATCTGAAAGCAGATCAACAATACATTAATTTTCAGAGAGAATATATTGCTATAGAAAACAGCATCAGAACCGAAACAGTGTATTACAACGATGCTGCTAGAGATTATAATATTTCTATCAAACAGTTTCCGAACAATATTTTGGCAAACTTTACCAATTTCAAAGAAAAACCTTTATTTAAAGCACAAGCTGGAGCAGAAAATGCACCAAGCGTATTTACAGAATAA
- a CDS encoding TPM domain-containing protein: MSRFLTDQQITSLVEAIQSAEQHSTGEIRVHIDSTTDNQTAETAFEVFKELCQNKTAEKNAVLFHVNFEKKYLTIIGDTGIHEKVHQSYWDHLHDYITSEFAKGHFYQALKSGILETGLELKKYFPLKGENHNELPNEITFS, translated from the coding sequence ATGAGTCGTTTTTTAACAGATCAGCAGATTACTTCTCTCGTAGAAGCTATTCAGTCGGCAGAGCAACATTCTACCGGAGAAATTCGCGTACATATTGATTCTACAACAGATAATCAGACTGCAGAAACTGCTTTTGAGGTTTTTAAAGAGCTCTGTCAAAATAAAACGGCCGAAAAAAATGCTGTTCTTTTTCATGTGAATTTTGAGAAAAAATATTTGACAATCATCGGTGACACCGGAATTCACGAAAAAGTACATCAGTCTTACTGGGATCACTTGCACGATTATATTACTTCAGAATTTGCTAAAGGTCATTTTTATCAGGCTTTAAAAAGTGGAATTCTGGAAACCGGTTTAGAACTAAAAAAATACTTCCCATTAAAAGGAGAAAATCACAACGAATTGCCCAATGAGATTACATTCTCTTAA
- a CDS encoding TPM domain-containing protein: MRLHSLKIFFTFILVCCYGFLSAQYTIPEKPAVLYPVYDEANLLTQQEKDELNNKLIKFADSTSTEIAIIIIPSTKGEDVNYLATMYGEKWGIGQKDVDNGVVFLIAKDDRTMSIQQGRAVEQYLTASVAGQILDYIVTPNFRQGKWYEGINTGTNAIMEAVQGKFKPIANKNKSGEISVTKLLVIAFVIFIIIVIFFGNRGGGDDDDDITISRRGRRNYPGGFFPFPFPGSFGGGGFGGGSSRGGGGFGGFGGGGSFGGGGASGGW, translated from the coding sequence ATGAGATTACATTCTCTTAAAATATTTTTCACATTTATCTTAGTTTGCTGTTATGGTTTTTTATCAGCACAGTACACTATTCCCGAAAAGCCAGCAGTCTTATACCCTGTATATGACGAAGCAAATCTTCTTACTCAACAGGAAAAAGATGAGTTGAATAACAAACTCATCAAGTTTGCAGATTCTACCTCAACGGAAATAGCAATTATCATTATTCCTTCTACAAAAGGGGAAGATGTAAATTATTTGGCGACTATGTATGGCGAAAAATGGGGAATTGGGCAAAAAGATGTCGATAACGGAGTAGTTTTTCTGATTGCTAAAGACGACAGAACGATGTCGATTCAGCAAGGAAGAGCGGTTGAGCAATATTTAACAGCCTCAGTTGCCGGACAGATTTTAGATTACATCGTCACACCCAATTTCAGACAGGGAAAATGGTATGAAGGGATTAATACCGGAACAAATGCCATTATGGAAGCAGTTCAGGGAAAATTTAAACCTATTGCAAACAAGAACAAATCGGGAGAAATCAGTGTTACAAAACTGCTCGTTATTGCTTTTGTTATCTTTATCATCATCGTCATTTTTTTTGGAAATCGAGGTGGTGGAGATGATGATGACGACATTACGATAAGCCGTAGAGGAAGAAGAAATTATCCCGGTGGATTTTTTCCATTCCCTTTCCCAGGAAGTTTTGGGGGCGGTGGATTCGGTGGCGGAAGTTCTCGTGGCGGAGGTGGTTTCGGAGGATTCGGCGGCGGCGGAAGTTTTGGCGGTGGCGGAGCTTCTGGAGGTTGGTAG
- a CDS encoding NAD(P)H-dependent oxidoreductase — MKKTLVVFAHPYLEHSNSNVELINFYVRHQHFTLRDLYEEYPDFHIAAFRERKRLQQYDRFIFQFPIIWFGIPPLLKLWIDEVFDRNWIKEGEKNPLESKEVYIVVTTGGKERSFRKEGTYKYTIDELISGLIVSLNVFNANIKDITIVYEANKLSKKEIILQKKKFVETLNQ; from the coding sequence ATGAAAAAAACGCTGGTGGTTTTTGCCCATCCTTATCTGGAACATTCAAACTCTAATGTAGAGTTGATTAATTTCTATGTTCGTCATCAGCATTTTACCCTTCGTGATTTGTACGAAGAATATCCCGATTTTCATATTGCGGCTTTCAGAGAACGAAAAAGACTGCAGCAATACGACCGTTTTATTTTTCAGTTTCCTATTATCTGGTTCGGAATTCCACCCTTATTAAAGCTTTGGATTGATGAAGTATTCGACAGAAACTGGATTAAAGAAGGCGAAAAAAACCCTCTTGAAAGCAAAGAAGTCTACATCGTTGTGACAACGGGTGGGAAAGAAAGATCTTTTAGAAAAGAAGGCACTTACAAATACACCATCGACGAATTAATCAGTGGATTAATTGTTTCTTTAAATGTTTTTAATGCCAATATCAAAGACATCACTATCGTTTACGAAGCCAATAAACTGTCAAAAAAAGAAATTATTTTACAGAAAAAGAAATTTGTAGAAACCCTAAATCAATAA
- a CDS encoding monovalent cation:proton antiporter-2 (CPA2) family protein, with translation MESSLAMNTLLFLGVAIIMVPLARKFGLSSVIGYILGGIIIGPYVLKLTGNDVDGIMHASEFGVIMLLFLVGLELEPRKFWEMRKKIIGLGLTQMVLTISILFLIFIWAGWKIDKAIAIAMCFALSSTAIVLQTLQEKNNLKTTAGEASFSTLLFQDIAVIPILAILPVIANYKARHHDNEVQILIQNLPEWLQAGTVIFGVAILILLGRYVFVPFLRYVSKAGMTELLTASSLFLVIGVSELMVAIGLSPALGAFLAGVMLANSEFRHELEAHIDPFKGLLLAVFFVSVGSTMNFNIIAQDPVFIFSTVFVVLAVKFFVLFAIGKFFKIDTPQSLFYAFALSQVGEFAFVLINYASDLYLFNAEMNAQMMAITAITMCITPILLIINDRLITPKFIKEIPEIKSDFDILDGNISQKKIIIVGFGHFGSTVGRLLKANKISATVLDRDSDRVKLLRSYGFKVYYGDATRIPVLRAAGIEEAEILVLCLDDPDDNKFVATLVREQYPNVKIFVRAKNRIDAYTYLDNGIDNIYRETLGTAVDMAVDVLQETGMRKYAARRLGQRFMAIDKASIRKLAKSKNDEDVRLFTTKEILQREEDLLAYDNLNFENKDWETSSTDEDEENPE, from the coding sequence ATGGAATCTAGCTTAGCAATGAATACCTTACTCTTTTTGGGCGTTGCCATTATCATGGTACCGTTGGCAAGAAAATTTGGTTTAAGCTCGGTGATTGGCTATATTTTAGGTGGAATTATCATTGGACCCTATGTTTTAAAACTAACCGGAAATGATGTTGACGGCATTATGCACGCCAGTGAATTTGGGGTTATCATGCTTCTTTTTCTAGTGGGGCTAGAATTAGAACCCAGAAAATTTTGGGAAATGCGGAAGAAAATTATAGGACTCGGCCTTACACAGATGGTTCTTACCATCTCGATACTTTTCCTCATTTTCATTTGGGCGGGTTGGAAAATCGACAAGGCAATCGCAATCGCTATGTGTTTTGCATTATCATCTACAGCCATTGTACTGCAAACATTACAGGAAAAAAACAATCTTAAAACCACAGCCGGCGAAGCCTCGTTTTCTACACTTTTATTTCAGGATATCGCTGTCATTCCTATTTTGGCGATTTTACCCGTCATTGCTAATTACAAAGCGAGACATCATGATAATGAAGTTCAGATTTTAATTCAGAATCTTCCGGAATGGCTTCAGGCAGGAACCGTAATTTTTGGGGTTGCTATTTTAATATTATTGGGAAGATATGTTTTTGTTCCCTTTTTAAGATACGTTTCAAAAGCTGGAATGACAGAGTTGTTAACCGCCTCTTCCCTATTTTTGGTTATAGGAGTTTCAGAATTAATGGTTGCGATTGGTTTGTCTCCCGCATTAGGAGCGTTTTTAGCAGGCGTAATGTTGGCAAATAGTGAATTTCGTCATGAACTGGAAGCACATATCGATCCGTTTAAAGGACTTCTTCTCGCTGTATTTTTTGTAAGCGTAGGTTCTACAATGAATTTTAACATCATTGCTCAAGATCCTGTTTTCATTTTCAGTACAGTTTTTGTCGTTTTAGCGGTGAAATTTTTCGTTCTTTTTGCGATTGGAAAATTCTTTAAAATTGATACTCCACAGAGTTTGTTTTATGCTTTTGCCCTTTCTCAAGTTGGAGAATTTGCTTTTGTATTAATCAATTATGCTTCTGATCTTTATCTTTTCAATGCTGAAATGAATGCTCAGATGATGGCGATTACTGCAATTACAATGTGTATTACGCCCATTCTTTTAATTATTAACGACAGATTGATTACTCCAAAATTCATCAAAGAGATTCCCGAAATAAAATCAGATTTCGATATTCTTGACGGTAATATTTCACAGAAAAAAATTATCATTGTAGGTTTTGGTCACTTCGGAAGCACAGTGGGAAGACTTCTTAAAGCCAATAAAATTTCAGCTACGGTGCTTGACAGAGATTCTGACCGTGTAAAATTATTAAGAAGCTATGGTTTTAAAGTTTATTACGGAGACGCAACGAGAATTCCCGTTTTAAGGGCCGCAGGAATTGAGGAAGCCGAAATTTTAGTTTTATGCCTTGATGATCCCGATGACAATAAATTTGTTGCCACACTGGTTCGCGAGCAATATCCCAATGTGAAAATATTTGTAAGAGCTAAAAACAGAATTGATGCATACACCTATTTAGACAACGGAATTGATAATATTTATCGCGAAACTTTGGGTACTGCAGTCGATATGGCCGTTGATGTTTTACAGGAAACAGGAATGCGAAAATATGCAGCCCGCCGTCTTGGACAGAGGTTTATGGCAATAGACAAAGCATCAATCCGGAAGTTGGCAAAATCAAAAAATGATGAAGATGTACGTCTTTTTACCACAAAAGAAATCCTCCAGCGAGAGGAGGATTTGTTGGCTTATGATAATTTAAATTTTGAAAATAAAGACTGGGAAACCTCATCAACAGACGAAGATGAAGAAAACCCAGAATAA
- a CDS encoding head GIN domain-containing protein — protein MKYTAILLLSGLVVFTSCKKNENRQEKSTWLPDVTNKDHGSLKQKEFKGDFDEIEVSQAIEAEIIKSDVERVVISAPANIIDEVLVDNKGGELHIHYKTGVRVMNTNNVKAKIYTKDFTKLEANSAAIVIVRDQFTQEKTDVEISSAAHISGKLEANNLEIDAGSSATFKGQIWAVNLTVEASSAADVTISGKTKNANLTSSSGSGISAKEVIAENVKAEASSGASVEIGVSSKFEGHASSGGSVKGIKKGNVTIVSKEESSGGSVDVQ, from the coding sequence ATGAAATACACAGCAATTTTACTTCTTTCAGGATTAGTGGTTTTCACTTCTTGCAAAAAAAATGAGAACAGGCAAGAGAAGTCTACTTGGCTGCCAGATGTTACCAACAAAGATCACGGGTCATTAAAGCAAAAAGAATTTAAGGGAGATTTTGATGAAATTGAAGTTTCTCAGGCTATTGAAGCTGAAATTATTAAATCTGATGTTGAAAGGGTAGTAATCTCTGCACCGGCTAATATTATTGATGAAGTTTTGGTTGACAACAAAGGGGGCGAGCTTCATATTCATTATAAAACCGGAGTACGTGTAATGAATACCAACAATGTGAAAGCTAAAATTTATACTAAAGATTTTACAAAACTGGAGGCAAATTCTGCCGCTATCGTTATTGTAAGAGACCAGTTTACCCAAGAGAAAACGGATGTTGAAATCTCAAGTGCCGCTCATATTTCAGGGAAACTTGAAGCTAATAATTTAGAGATTGATGCTGGAAGCAGTGCCACTTTCAAAGGACAAATCTGGGCGGTAAATCTTACGGTTGAAGCTTCCTCAGCAGCTGACGTTACGATTTCCGGAAAAACTAAAAATGCTAACCTTACTTCATCTTCAGGAAGTGGAATTTCTGCAAAAGAAGTAATTGCTGAAAATGTAAAAGCCGAAGCTTCAAGCGGAGCAAGTGTAGAAATCGGTGTTTCTTCAAAATTTGAAGGCCATGCATCTTCTGGCGGAAGTGTAAAAGGCATCAAAAAAGGAAATGTAACGATTGTGAGCAAAGAAGAAAGCAGTGGTGGAAGTGTAGATGTACAATAA